A single Argentina anserina chromosome 7, drPotAnse1.1, whole genome shotgun sequence DNA region contains:
- the LOC126802613 gene encoding uncharacterized protein LOC126802613 isoform X2, whose product MMALEQTENMERNCEASLKCLHSKGFPYNLQCNGNPIEGFPEHKDEPSNHPSGDNSESDRPLVSEFLEPPTECHNKPTYHHDFGYWSPFHFDSQKLQQCQMNAFESQFYQFQVDNRFQYVPFNVLAQSYPNEPQFQDFQYFVVIDFEATCDKERNPHPQEIIEFPSVIVSSVTGQLEACFQTYVRPTCNNLLSDFCKDLTGIQQIQVDRGVTLSEALLRHDKWLEKKGIKNTNFAVVTWSNWDCRVMLESECRFKKIRKPPYFNRWINLKVPFHEVFGGMRCNLKEAVQMAGLAWQGRAHCGLDDAKNTARLLSVLMRRGFKFAITNSLLWQTADRPLTMKLSPEQLSPPHHPLKLKDMSIPVCQYPHPFCFCGVKSSKGMVRKPGPKQGSFFFGCGNWTATRGARCHYFEWASA is encoded by the exons ATGATGGCCCTTGAACAAACAG AAAATATGGAAAGGAACTGTGAGGCTTCCTTAAAATGCCTCCACAGTAAGGGATTCCCTTACAACCTCCAATGTAATGGAAATCCCATTGAAGGATTTCCAGAGCATAAAGATGAACCTAGTAATCATCCAAGTGGGGATAATTCTGAGTCAGACCGTCCATTGGTCAGTGAATTTCTGGAACCCCCAACTGAATGTCACAACAAACCTACCTACCATCATGATTTTGGCTACTGGTCACCCTTTCATTTTGATTCTCAAAAGTTGCAACAGTGCCAGATGAATGCCTTTGAGAGCCAATTTTATCAGTTCCAAGTTGACAATCGATTTCAGTATGTTCCATTCAATGTGTTAGCTCAAAGCTACCCTAATGAGCCTCAGTTCCAAGATTTTCAGTATTTTGTGGTTATCGACTTTGAGGCTACATGTGATAAGGAGAGAAACCCTCATCCTCAAGAGATAATTGAGTTTCCATCTGTGATAGTGAGTAGTGTGACTGGCCAACTGGAAGCATGTTTTCAGACTTATGTGCGGCCAACCTGCAACAATCTTCTAAGTGACTTCTGCAAGGATCTGACAGGCATACAGCAAATTCAG GTGGACAGAGGAGTTACTCTTAGTGAGGCCCTTCTTAGGCATGATAAATGGCTCGAGAAAAAGGGGATAAAGAACACCAACTTTGCTGTTGTTACATGGTCAAACTGGGACTGTCGGGTCATGTTAGAATCCGAGTGTCGATTCAAGAAAATTCGTAAACCTCCTTATTTTAACCG ATGGATCAACTTAAAGGTACCTTTCCATGAGGTTTTTGGCGGCATGAGGTGCAACCTGAAGGAGGCAGTTCAAATGGCAGGCTTAGCATGGCAGGGAAGAGCTCACTGTGGCCTGGATGATGCCAAAAACACAGCTCGCCTACTTTCTGTCCTTATGCGTAGGGGTTTCAAATTTGCCATAACAAACTCATTGTTGTGGCAGACTGCTGATCGCCCTTTAACAATGAAGCTGTCACCAGAACAACTGTCACCACCTCATCACCCTCTTAAACTGAAGGATATGAGTATTCCCGTATGCCAGTATCCTCACCCATTCTGTTTCTGTGGGGTGAAGAGCAGCAAAGGAATGGTTCGGAAGCCAGGGCCAAAGCAAGGGAGCTTCTTCTTTGGCTGTGGGAACTGGACAGCCACTAGAGGTGCCCGCTGCCATTACTTTGAATGGGCATCTGCGTAA